One window from the genome of Candidatus Sulfotelmatobacter sp. encodes:
- a CDS encoding glucose-1-phosphate thymidylyltransferase: protein MKALVLAGGRGTRLRPITHTSAKQLVPVANKPVLFYGLEAIRDAGIREVGIIVSDPREMLRPDHRTGEMVTVMVNSQAEIRAAVGDGSRFGLSVTYIEQEAPLGLAHAVKIAEGYMGGEPFVMYLGDNLIKDGITPFVREFEAEKPDAQILLAHVKHPEEFGVAVLEGDRVTLLEEKPKQPRSDLALVGVYLFSKCVFEAVNAIRPSARGELEITDAIQWLIQAGRRVRSHVIGGWWKDTGKVEDMLEGNRMMLGGLEPKVEGRVDEGSAIEGRVSIGRGTVVERSRLRGPLVIGANARIADAYIGPFTSIADGVEIVHSEIEHSIVLERSRILHVPQRIESSLIGKDVLVSASASRPRTHRLMLGDSSRLELA, encoded by the coding sequence GTGAAGGCGCTCGTCCTGGCCGGCGGCCGCGGCACGCGGCTGCGCCCGATCACTCACACCAGCGCCAAACAGCTGGTGCCGGTGGCCAACAAACCGGTGCTGTTCTACGGACTCGAAGCGATTCGCGACGCCGGCATTCGCGAAGTCGGCATCATCGTCAGCGATCCGCGCGAGATGCTGCGCCCCGATCATCGCACCGGCGAGATGGTGACGGTGATGGTCAACAGCCAGGCCGAGATCCGCGCCGCGGTCGGCGACGGCTCGCGGTTCGGGCTTAGCGTCACCTACATCGAGCAGGAGGCGCCGCTGGGGCTCGCGCACGCCGTCAAGATCGCCGAAGGCTACATGGGCGGAGAGCCGTTCGTCATGTACCTGGGGGACAACCTGATCAAGGACGGCATCACTCCGTTCGTCCGCGAGTTCGAAGCCGAGAAGCCCGACGCGCAGATCCTGCTCGCTCACGTGAAGCACCCCGAGGAATTCGGCGTCGCGGTGCTCGAAGGCGATCGCGTCACGCTGCTCGAGGAGAAGCCGAAGCAGCCGCGCAGCGATCTGGCGCTGGTCGGCGTCTATCTGTTCAGCAAGTGCGTGTTCGAGGCGGTGAACGCGATTCGTCCCTCGGCGCGCGGCGAGCTCGAGATCACCGACGCGATTCAATGGCTGATCCAGGCAGGGCGGCGCGTGCGCTCGCACGTGATCGGCGGCTGGTGGAAGGACACCGGCAAGGTCGAAGACATGCTCGAAGGCAATCGCATGATGCTGGGCGGGCTCGAGCCGAAGGTCGAAGGCCGCGTCGACGAAGGGAGCGCCATCGAGGGCCGGGTCTCGATCGGGCGCGGCACGGTGGTGGAACGCTCGCGCCTGCGCGGGCCGCTGGTGATTGGCGCCAACGCCCGCATCGCCGACGCCTACATCGGCCCGTTCACCTCGATTGCCGACGGCGTCGAGATCGTCCACAGCGAAATCGAGCACTCGATCGTGCTCGAGCGCAGCCGCATCCTGCACGTGCCGCAGCGCATCGAGTCGAGCCTGATCGGCAAGGACGTGCTGGTGAGCGCGAGCGCCAGCCGGCCGCGAACGCACCGGCTGATGCTGGGCGATTCGAGTCGCCTGGAGCTGGCCTGA